A single region of the Oryzias latipes chromosome 21, ASM223467v1 genome encodes:
- the evx2 gene encoding homeobox even-skipped homolog protein 2, with protein MMERIRKEMILMERGLHSPVAGKRLADVPGNSVLEALENSQHGGRLSPRITSASLHGNLGDIPTKSKFEIDSLFGTHHNSENSASVEISSSESRKKMSLYSEVSQESDINSDVEVGCPAHRSPSQHKENNKGFSDSNSASSNTSSNSLQSMNGSTGGSNNSNSDQVRRYRTAFTREQIGRLEKEFYRENYVSRPRRCELAAALNLPETTIKVWFQNRRMKDKRQRLAMSWPHPADPSFYTYMMTHAAATGSLPYPFHSHMPLHYYPHVGVTAAAAAAAASGAASSPFATSIRPLDTFRALSHPYSRPELLCSFRHPGLYQSPAGLNSSAAASAAAAAAAAAAAVSAPSATGPCSCLSCHSSQATSALGSRSASADFTCTASAQRSESGFLPYSAAVLSKTSVPSPDQREETSLNR; from the exons atgaTGGAGAGGATAAGAAAAGAGATGATATTGATGGAGAGGGGTCTGCACAGTCCTGTCGCGGGGAAGAGGCTCGCAGACGTGCCGGGAAATTCCGTCCTGGAGGCCCTGGAAAACTCTCAGCATGGCGGACGACTGAGCCCGAGAATAACTTCGGCTTCTCTGCACGGAAATCTTGGGGACATCCCGACTAAAAGCAAATTTGAAATTGACAGCCTTTTTGGCACACACCATAACAGCGAGAACAGCGCGTCGGTGGAGATCTCCTCGTCGGAAAGCAGGAAGAAAATGAGCCTTTACTCCGAAGTTTCGCAAGAATCCGACATTAACAGCGATGTGGAGGTGGGATGCCCTGCGCATCGCTCCCCCAGCCAGCAcaaggaaaacaacaaag GTTTTTCAGACAGTAACTCTGCGTCGTCCAACACGAGCTCAAACTCCCTCCAGAGCATGAACGGCTCCACGGGGGGATCAAACAATTCAAACAGCGACCAGGTCAGGAGGTATCGGACTGCTTTCACCCGAGAACAAATAGGCAGACTGGAAAAGGAGTTTTACCGGGAGAATTACGTATCGAGGCCGAGGAGGTGTGAACTGGCCGCTGCGCTAAACCTGCCCGAAACGACGATTAAG GTGTGGTTCCAGAACAGGCGGATGAAGGACAAACGGCAGCGCTTGGCCATGTCTTGGCCCCATCCGGCAGACCCCAGCTTCTACACCTACATGATGACGCACGCTGCAGCCACAGGAAGTCTGCCTTATCCTTTCCACTCGCACATGCCTCTACATTACTACCCTCACGTCGGTGTCACGGCAGCAGCAGCGGCCGCCGCAGCCTCCGGCGCAGCCTCGTCACCTTTCGCCACTTCCATCCGCCCCCTCGACACCTTCAGAGCGCTGTCCCATCCATACTCCCGACCAGAGCTCCTGTGCAGCTTCAGACACCCGGGACTGTACCAGTCACCAGCTGGCCTCAACAGCTCCGCGGCGGCATCTGCGGCAGCGGCGgctgcagcggcggcggcggcggttaGCGCGCCGTCGGCCACGGGGCCCTGCTCCTGCCTGAGCTGCCACAGCAGCCAGGCGACGAGCGCGCTGGGCTCCAGGAGCGCAAGCGCTGACTTTACGTGCACAGCCTCCGCGCAAAGATCCGAGAGTGGATTTCTGCCGTACTCTGCTGCGGTTCTCAGCAAGACCTCAGTCCCATCACCAGACCAACGGGAGGAAACTTCACTTAACAGATAG